Sequence from the Drosophila innubila isolate TH190305 chromosome 3L unlocalized genomic scaffold, UK_Dinn_1.0 0_D_3L, whole genome shotgun sequence genome:
TAGGGGTTGATGGAGTAGGGGTTGATGGGGTTGGTGTGGATGGTGTGGTAACACAATGTCCTTCATCCTTTTCACACTTCTTAGCCTTAACATTCCAGTAATTTCCACTCTCACAGACCTGGGCTACGTACTTTCCATTAACACACTTGTAGAATCCGGCACAGTTGGATGAATTCTCCTTAACATCTCCCTCCGAACAGGTTGGTATGCTTGGTGTTGATTGGCATACTGTcgttggggttggggttgaTGGGGTAGGGGTTGATGGCGTAGGGGTTGATGGGGTAGGGGTCGATGGGGTAGGTGTCGATGGGGTAGGGGTCGATGGGGTGGTTACACACTGTCCATCATCCTTTAGACATTTCTCAGCCTTAACGTTCCAGTATTCTCCTTGGGGGCAGGACATAGGTTTGAATTGACCTGTACAGCAAACGAAATACTTTGAACAATCATCCTCGTCGGGTTTGGTATCGCCGGGTTCACAGCAATCTTCAGCCGCAACACGTGTGGAAATTGTGACGGCAAACAATAggaaaaatgcttaaaaaatataaataaacatttatatttgttaattattgtaGAACTAGTTGAATATAAAGAAGCATCTCACCCAGATTAAACGTTTGCTTGTGAATCATTTTTAGTGTGCAAATGTTTGAACGACGTATTCCTTTCGGGAAGATTCGCCTACTGAACTCTTCTACTTTGTGTACCGCCTTTTATATTTTCAggcaattaatataattaaatgtttcaatTCGTTGGGTCGGATGCAATTCACAATGATAAAGAGGACCCACTACTGATAAATATCTGGTATATGCAAGTTGAACACGCcaataagttatttttatcGACTCTCACAAATAGAAAGTTTATATatgataaagaaaatatatttatcatttgatttctttaaggtcattgcaaaaaataactaaCCGGAAATACGAATACATATGGTTTGatcaaacaaattgaaagtgCTCTGTCAAGCATGATCGTGATgtgtacaaattataaaaatatatgcgGTAGAATACGAAAGCTTCCTCTACTTAAAATTCTTCAGAcgattttcttatttaatattaaattgaagccGTTAGAAGGAAGCTTTTAAAATGAAGCATTATTAAGTATCTTGAAATGGCTATACATATAAAGAACTCTAATACCtctttttgcaattttaatacacaactttatatatttgaatagtAAAATCTTTCAATATACCTTGACGTACTCAATATCAAAGAAAGCATACAAAATGTGTTACAAGgtgaatgaaattttatttatctgtttTACATTTGATATACCTCAAGTTGACAGTACTAAGAAGTGCAAATGCATTCGGTATCGATAACACATGCCTTAATTATGGTATCAAAGTAAGAACCACTCGCACACTTTTGGCTTACAAATTGTCCCTTTACACACTGATAGTATGCGGCACAATTTTGGGGATCAACTTCCAACTCGTTGTCTATACAAGTTCCAGTACTAGGACAGCATTGTCCATTATTTGGTGCACAAGATCCTGAATTAGAATTCCAATAGTTTCCACTTTCGCAAGTCTTTGATACAAATGCTCCATTACAGCAAACGAAGTAGCTGGTGCAATCGTTAGAGTCTTCCTTGGTTTCACCTTCATTGCAGCAGTCCGAGGTCAAGGCTTCAGTGAACTGCCAACACAGAAGGCACAGAAGGAGCactgcataataaataataatacttatgATTGATGTTCTTTTAAGATATCTGATCTTTCAGGATTTTAGTTATaccattttgatatttttttaacaatgaaAGATACATTTTGAACTGTAATTTCCTTGGTACACGGTCGTTTACTAaatgttttggttttatttttcagcttttatattttccttCAATCAtagtaatgaaatttttatctgTCAATGGCCCTGATAATATCACATTACATTAAAACGTTATCTACAATATCACATTGTTTTTAAAAGGCATGTAAACtacttactttatttttaatgcaagaatagtttaattaaaaattgagaatGATGGTGAGCATTCAGCTAAGTACACTGTTATTTATAtcaataacttttattgatatatttttaatattccaatattttttaatttaatatgcaatttaaattcactactttctcaaataaaacaatagtttgtaaataattaaaaatatgtatgttgaagtactctttttatatttttgtagtaACTCTAGACATGAACCCTATATCCAATTAGTCTAGATTTTCGTCTTTTTACCTGTAGGAATTATAAGAACTGAAGTTTctaaaaatgatgaaaaacaAGTACCAATTTGATAAACttggtatatttatttatatagtaacGTACATTTTAGAGGTCACATTTCACGTTGGATTCATAGTTGCAAGTTTTCAACACTGAATCCCAATATAAGCCTTGTTTGCACTGCATTTCAATCTCACACTCGCACTGACAGACCGAATAGCCACTGCAGCTTGTCAATGAAGGTAGGAAAGTTCCTTCGCGTTGTCCCAGACAGCGACCGGGATTCACACACGAAATACCAGAGGGTCCTGCATTCGGACCAGACGGTGGCGTATAGGGCCAGGGGCAATCGACATTTTGTGGATAATCACAAATTTTTGTAGCGGGGTCATAGACCAAATTGTTTGGACAGATCTTTTCCACTGCACAATTGAAGCTGCACTTGTAGAACTTATTGCAGACACCATCTATGGGCATAAGAGTGCCATCTGGCTGACCCTGGCATACGGTGCTGTCATTATCGCATTCAACCTGAGGAACGTAGCCCTCTGGATAGTCACACTGCTTGGAGGTGGCATTGTAGACTAATCCATCAGGACAGATCACAGAAGTGTCCCAATCGCAAACCTGCGCCTCCTGATTGAACGTTGTCTTCGGATCGCATGTCATCGCAATGGGACATTGACACTGGCAAACAAAGTAACCATTCGAATCGGGATCAGCAAACTTCATGCCATCACGCTTTCCTTCGCAAACACCTGAACTGGTACAGGTTGTGCCCGATGGACCAGCAATCTCACCACCTGCATCAGGAGATGACAATGGCTCACATTGCACATTCCAGAAATAGTCACAGTTATTTGTCTTGAAATTAAAGTACAAGCCACCTGGACAAATGAACTCCTTGCAACAGCCATGACTGCATTGAAAGTAATTTGTGCAGACGCCTTCAACGGGAACCATGGCACCATCCGGTTGATTGGCACATGCGGCACGCTTGTCGGCACAATAAGCTGGTACCTGGTTGTCAGATGGAGCACTGGTACTACTTGGTACTGGAGGGGACTGAGGGGTACTACTCTCTGCTGGTGGGCTCTGACTTGTGCTATCCGAAGGATTCGGGCTCTGTGTACTGCTCTCAATTGGGGGCGTCTGACTGCTGCTATCGGATGGATCCGTATCGAAGGTACCAGTGCTAGCCTCTTCGGGTGATTCAGTAACAATGCTCGAATCGGTGGTGGATTCCTCCTCGTTGGAGTTTGTGGTTTCCTCCTCTGGATTGCAAGGTGGTGTGGGATCTGTCGGCTCGCTGGAACTGCACTCATCGGCACAACAGGTGCAAGCGCAGTCCTCATCGTTGTCGGTGGTTGCATAAAGCGAGAGGCCGCTACAGTCGGCCCTCCATTGAAAATCACATTCACCCAGTTTCGGATTGAAATGTAGACCACGTGGACAGCTACGAATTTCAGCCACTTCCCGTTCTAGACAGAGCACAAACCGTTTACAATCCAGAGGTAAAGGCAGACGAGTACCATCCGTTTCAAACGCACAGATATCCGACCATTGACTGAGCTTGCTCTGCACACCCAGTGCGAAGAGGAGACAAAGAAAAGCTAGTTATCGAGTGGAAAAAGAAGATATATTTACGTTAGATCTGGTAAATAAACCACTCTCTAATCTCACTTACCGATTCCCTTTAGCTTGCACATTATTCTCCTTTAAACGCTGAGCAAATTCTAACTCAACTGAACTTCGATCCAGGCAGCTCCATAGCATTTATTGATGTggaaaaattggcattcgcatatatgtatatgtacatacatttgtgAATGAAATCAGTAGTCAATCTTTTGATAATACCAATCACCATATTTATCTCTTGATTAATTCTCTCGCTTTGTTATCGAaactgcgtgtgtgtgtaattacGCTGTTGTTTCGGATTCGACGCCCCCTTATCGACACACGTCTGTTTGTAATTTCTACCGCACTTTACTTTATGTTGTTCTCCTTGCTGATTAGGCATCGTTAGGATCTCAATTTTGTTATCAACTCGTCAATGaatgaaaacatttcaaatttgccAACTATTTTTACTGCACTacaacaactttaaattgcacattttaatttttatatgtattctCTATAGGATGTTTAATTATCTCAATGGGAAATTCATTTCATAGCTAAATACGATTGTCCTAAGAAATGGGAAATaccttatatttttttactataaattaatgtcaaataattatgaTCAATTTACCAAGTCTTgaccaaaagtatgcaacaaaatatattcttatttttacatGCACGCAAATCAAAGGTATTTctcaactttttattttcatagcatacttttctcCACTTGCATTGAATGTTCTGggagaattttttaaattgtatacttctgaattttttgttgtattcaaTCAGTGattgaataaattgattaattatttatgacaaTTCCTTATCAAGGGTTCAAAAATACTATGGATAGTTAAAAATctgtttgattttaatttgcagagtgtatttttccaaaagtcagtgttacatttatttagattttttttttaaatggctgAAAGCTCAGTAAGTAGTTTTCTAACACAGATTGGAATAAAATGTGTTGGtaactgataaaatataaataaaaaaagatgaacatgaaaataaagtgtaaataaaaaatcgatTGTACAAGTGTTTCTCCCATTGGGGGTGGTATTTTCCAAAATTACGCTTTAGTACTCAGTAGCGTCATTCTTTCCAGCTCTAATCGCTTTCAGCTGCGCGTGGATTGCCTATCGG
This genomic interval carries:
- the LOC117789235 gene encoding peritrophin-48-like, which translates into the protein MYLSLLKKYQNVLLLCLLCWQFTEALTSDCCNEGETKEDSNDCTSYFVCCNGAFVSKTCESGNYWNSNSGSCAPNNGQCCPSTGTCIDNELEVDPQNCAAYYQCVKGQFVSQKCASGSYFDTIIKACVIDTECICTS
- the LOC117789232 gene encoding chondroitin proteoglycan-2 — its product is MCKLKGIAFLCLLFALGVQSKLSQWSDICAFETDGTRLPLPLDCKRFVLCLEREVAEIRSCPRGLHFNPKLGECDFQWRADCSGLSLYATTDNDEDCACTCCADECSSSEPTDPTPPCNPEEETTNSNEEESTTDSSIVTESPEEASTGTFDTDPSDSSSQTPPIESSTQSPNPSDSTSQSPPAESSTPQSPPVPSSTSAPSDNQVPAYCADKRAACANQPDGAMVPVEGVCTNYFQCSHGCCKEFICPGGLYFNFKTNNCDYFWNVQCEPLSSPDAGGEIAGPSGTTCTSSGVCEGKRDGMKFADPDSNGYFVCQCQCPIAMTCDPKTTFNQEAQVCDWDTSVICPDGLVYNATSKQCDYPEGYVPQVECDNDSTVCQGQPDGTLMPIDGVCNKFYKCSFNCAVEKICPNNLVYDPATKICDYPQNVDCPWPYTPPSGPNAGPSGISCVNPGRCLGQREGTFLPSLTSCSGYSVCQCECEIEMQCKQGLYWDSVLKTCNYESNVKCDL